One genomic segment of Hydra vulgaris chromosome 14, alternate assembly HydraT2T_AEP includes these proteins:
- the LOC124819331 gene encoding uncharacterized protein LOC124819331 isoform X2: MSVIKDNENLYAECYFSSKKNIKKYLPGNIFNEIFDEISDDLKINELIKTNDKNVYLDNAAFGRAYSDVISLSLQLKGFAEENPDIFYDQLCVPLTEYTYQVLSEFFNSENVLLVPNCTFGMNAIQEYLIREKRYSTVALLNPLYKATQAQLETLQHDNLINKIVYISPGTNALFEEDANIFISSITKKYNECNFEVLFCDAVASESGRVLPLKEICEFCETKKIVLVVDGTQCCELLLKENINILQHVDYFVMSTHKWIGNVKTCGVIRFKTIEACPRPPAISYGWNNSKRKTYAQIKAGYLWLGMLDTYISYITLSKALKIFKKYGKAQLQYAASLLNNGLLNTLGVKPLLPKTRAQRVINTFELTSCQYCLIKNLKESQEAFQDFGVFVSIKSTEPDCFLHESKDSIKDNDTKKVLSNKESVCNHKNLLCNGNNNYSYSEEQMSQNFEFTSSHMKFVRVSCWTYNTSNNFVLFANIFKNSLSLTKTKDSGIRRQFLHTFDLYEKLFSVLKPEAFFVRAEPLRHHLIFYFAHTAVFYINKLVVSGYLDSKMRIDPIIESIMSVGVDEMSWDDWREDNYVWSTYSSEKKVQYIEGIKSYRIQVKKLILQLLDSHPITLPINSRSFHWVILMGIEHENVHLETSAVIISQVPPSLIKKRHNFNFPTYYSKKSLINGSSFFSCKNLLVDIPGGKIFMGKDNLESDIYGWDNEYGSEEKLMLPFKASQMLVSNAEFLEFVEAGGYTEFGKKWWSTEGWSYVTELKVTMPRFWVNKNTYRSLLKEIPMPWDFPVEVNNLEAEAFCRWKSETSGIEVRLISMEESFHMRALVQNETINTNLNKYASPTPVNLFGGLIGGKMIYDVSGNVWRHSCSFLTIMNGFKIDPLYDDYTIPLLDGFHNLLLGGSWISVGNSANMNTRYAFRRHFYQYAGIRYVKSENDFNKRVHKMFSNLVIGEKLTEHYTNFVAETFVEKKPVSNWPLTIGNKAVELINEYQNFDTERKFKVMFVNGGAGRAALEILRKCSNLEIEFTDKTANNLQLLKSLLEESSISWLQKLEGEIAESTSFYLKPEESKENLLEKKNNIISFYQMDYKNMKPFFKDYDWIVADFRHNNACHELQEITKRLKINGTLVLGSIDNVHAEDSNIDCFSFLKQNFVCLETTEHPHMYKESKNNYKYAISYLSVWKKLTDNTICIQPSLISKMEIHKSTNYYDNENTLKSYELLHYGEELFSVKNFPMHIAEVCILAARKYKTGIDSALDAGCGPGRTAIELCGTFKQVVAYDYSSKFVELMEIKQKEKNVLNLITFQGDSHCQKKLIPYQMFDLILGCNLIDFLHTPKEWLIQSKAILKPNGIFVISSPYSWNNEYTAIVKWIGGKKKNGENYFTIDGIKDILSPELILLEVLCIPFVIPDADGTYQYTHSICTIFGAPSVR; encoded by the exons ATGAGTGTGATCAAAGATAATGAAAACTTATATGCTGAATGTTATTTTTCATCTAAaaagaatatcaaaaaatatttaccaggaaacatttttaatgaaatctttGATGAAATAAGCGATGACTTAAAAATTAACGaacttattaaaacaaatgacaaaaatgtttatttagacAATGCTGCATTTGGCCGTGCATATAGTGATGTAATTTCTTTAAGTCTGCAGCTAAAAGGTTTTGCTGAGGAAAATCCAGATATTTTTTATGATCAACTCTGTGTGCCATTAACTGAATACACTTACCAAGTCCTCTCCGAGTTCTTTAACAGTGAAAATGTTCTTTTGGTGCCAAACTGTACATTTGGAATGAACGCTATTCAAGAGTACTTGATACGAGAAAAAAGGTATTCAACGGTGGCTCTACTGAATCCACTATACAAGGCAACCCAAGCACAACTAGAAACATTACAAcatgataatttaataaataaaattgtatacaTCTCACCTGGCACAAACGCTTTGTTTGAAGAAGATgccaatatatttataagttctattacaaaaaagtataacgaaTGTAACTTTGAAGTGCTATTTTGCGATGCAGTTGCTAGTGAAAGTGGCAGAGTATTGCCTTTAAAGGAAATTTGTGAATTTTGTgagacaaaaaaaatagttttagttgTTGATGGAACCCAGTGCTGCGAACTTCTTTTAAAGGAAAACATAAATATTCTTCAACATGTTGACTACTTTGTTATGAGTACACACAAATGGATAGGCAATGTTAAAACTTGTGGTGTAATTCGCTTTAAAACTATTGAAGCTTGTCCAAGGCCTCCAGCAATATCATATGGATGGAACAACTccaaaagaaaaacatatgcTCAAATTAAAGCTGGGTACTTGTGGCTAGGGATGTTGGATACATACATCTCTTATATAACATTGtctaaagcattaaaaatttttaaaaaatatggcaAAGCTCAACTGCAATACGCTGCAAGCCTATTAAACAACGGTTTGTTAAACACTTTAGGTGTAAAACCTTTGCTACCCAAAACAAGAGCGCAAAGAGttataaatacttttgagttaACGAGTTGTCAGtactgtttaataaaaaacttaaaggaATCACAAGAAGCATTTCAAGATTTTGGAGTGTTTGTTTCTATTAAGTCCACTGAACCAGACTGCTTTTTACATGAATCTAAAGATTCCATTAAAGATAATGataccaaaaaagttttaagcaaTAAAGAGAGTGTTTGTAACCATAAAAACCTTTTATGTAACGGAAATAACAACTACAGTTATTCTGAAGAACAGATGTCGCAAAATTTTGAGTTTACAAGTTCCCATATGAAATTTGTAAGAGTATCTTGTTGGACATACAACACTTCAaacaattttgtattatttgcCAATATATTTAAGAACAGTTTGTCTTTGACTAAAACAAAAGATAGCGGAATACGCCGGCAATTTTTGCACACCTTTGATCTCTATGAGAAACTATTCTCGGTTTTAAAACCAGAAGCTTTTTTTGTTCGAGCCGAGCCTCTTCGTCATCATCTCATCTTTTACTTTGCCCATACTGCAGTATTCTATATAAACAAGCTGGTAGTAAGTGGGTACTTGGATTCTAAAATGAGAATAGATCCAATAATTGAATCAATAATGTCTGTGGGAGTTGACGAAATGTCTTGGGACGATTGGCGTGAAGATAACTACGTTTGGTCCACATATTCAAgcgaaaaaaaagtacaatatatAGAAGGCATTAAAAGTTATCGCATCcaggttaaaaaattaattttacagctACTTGATTCTCACCCAATAACTTTACCGATTAACTCAAGAAGTTTTCATTGGGTAATTTTAATGGGAATTGAACATGAAAATGTTCATCTTGAAACAAGCGCTGTGATTATTTCTCAAGTGCCGccatctttaattaaaaaaagacataattTTAACTTTCCAACATACTACTCAAAAAAAAGCTTGATTAATGGATCCTCATTTTTCTCTtgcaaaaatcttttagttGATATTCCTGGTGGTAAAATATTTATGGGAAAAGACAATTTGGAAAGTGATATCTATGGATGGGATAATGAGTATGGATCCGAGGAAAAGTTAATGCTACCTTTTAAAGCCAGTCAAATGCTTGTCTCTAATGCAGAATTTTTAGAGTTTGTTGAAGCTGGTGGGTATACAGAGTTTGGTAAAAAATGGTGGTCAACTGAAGGCTGGAGTTATGTCACTGAATTAAAAGTTACAATGCCACGATTTtgggtgaataaaaatacttacaggtctcttttaaaagaaattcccATGCCATGGGATTTTCCAGTTGAAGTAAATAATCTAGAAGCAGAAGCATTTTGTCGGTGGAAAAGTGAAACAAGTGGCATTGAGGTACGACTTATATCTATGGAAGAATCGTTTCACATGAGAGCTCTTGTACAAAACGAAACAATAAACacaaatctaaataaatacGCCTCACCAACACCGGTAAATCTATTTGGTGGTTTAATAGGGGGGAAAATGATTTACGATGTCTCTGGAAACGTCTGGCGTCATAGTTGTTCTTTTCTAACAATAATGAATGGTTTCAAAATTGATCCGCTTTACGATGACTATACTATACCTCTATTAGATGGGTTTCACAATCTTCTTTTAGGAGGATCTTGGATTTCAGTCGGAAATTCAGCAAATATGAATACACGATATGCTTTTCGAAGACATTTCTATCAGTACGCTGGAATAAGATACGTAAAAAGTGAAAATGATTTCAATAAAAG AGtacataaaatgttttcaaatttggTCATTGGAGAAAAACTGACTGAACATTATACTAACTTCGTAGCAGAaacttttgtagaaaaaaaaccTGTTTCAAATTGGCCTTTAACTATTGGAAACAAAGCTGTAGAGCTCATTAATGAATACCAAAATTTTGATAcagaaagaaaatttaaagttatgtttGTTAACGGAGGCGCTGGACGTGCTGCATTAGAAATACTAAGAAAGTGTAGTAACCTTGAAATTGAGTTTACTGATAAAACTGCAAACAATctgcaacttttaaaaagtcttttagaGGAATCATCAATAAGTTGGCTTCAGAAACTTGAGGGAGAGATAGCAGAGTCAACATCATTTTATCTAAAACCTGAAGAAAGCAAAGAAAATCTTTTAGAGAAAAAGAACAACataatttcattttatcaaATGGACTACAAAAAcatgaaacctttttttaaagattatgaTTGGATTGTGGCGGATTTCCGGCACAATAATGCATGTCATGAGCTACAAGAAATTActaaaagattgaaaataaaCGGAACTCTTGTTCTAGGAAGTATTGATAATGTACACGCGGAAGACAGCAATATTGattgtttcagttttttaaaacaaaattttgtttgccTAGAGACTACTGAACATCCACATATGTACAAAgagtcaaaaaataattataaatacgCTATATCTTATTTATCTGTGTGGAAAAAACTTACAGATAATACAATTTGTATTCAACCATCTCTAATAAGTAAAATGGAAATACATAAATCAACCAACTATTATGACAATGAAAACACTTTAAAATCGTATGAGTTGCTTCACTACGGAGAAG AACTTTTCTCAGTAAAAAACTTTCCGATGCATATTGCTGAAGTGTGTATTTTGGCTGCGCGTAAGTACAAAACTGGAATAGATTCAGCTCTTGATGCAGGTTGTGGACCTGGAAGAACTGCAATTGAACTTTGCGGTACTTTTAAGCAG GTTGTAGCTTACGACTACTCAAGTAAATTTGTGGAATTGATGGAGATAAAACAAAAggaaaagaatgttttaaaccTCATAACATTTCAAGGAGATAGCCATtgtcaaaaaaagttaatcccTTATCAAATGTTTGATCTGATTCTTGGTTGTAATCTTATTGATTTTCTCCATACGCCAAAAGAATGGTTGATTCAGtccaaa GCAATCTTGAAGCCAAACGGGATTTTTGTGATCTCATCCCCCTACTCTTGGAACAATGAATACACAGCGATCGTTAAGTGGATCggaggaaaaaagaaaaatggtgaaaattattttacaatagatGGAATAAAAGACATTTTATCGCCAGAGTTAATACTTCTTGAGGTTTTATGTATACCATTCGTCATTCCAGACGCCGATGGAACTTATCAATATACTCATAGTATTTGCACAATATTTGGAGCTCCGTCCGTCCgataa